A window of the Parvularcula bermudensis HTCC2503 genome harbors these coding sequences:
- the ahcY gene encoding adenosylhomocysteinase: MANDYEIADIGLADFGNKEIKIAEHEMPGLMQTRAEFGGSQPLKGARIAGSLHMTIQTAVLIQTLEALGATVRWASCNIYSTQDHAAAAIAANGTPVFAKKGETLEEYWAYADRLWEWPDGEIANMILDDGGDATMLILLGSEAETDPSVLDNPGNEEERIVFETIKRRLARDPGFYSRVKASIKGVTEETTTGVLRLYQREKKGTLPFPAINVNDSVTKSKFDNKYGCKESLVDAIRRGTDVMMAGKKALVAGYGDVGKGSAQSLRGAGCRVMVTEVDPICALQAAMDGFEVVTMADGAAQADIVVTATGNKDIVTIDDMRRMKDMAIVCNIGHFDNEIQVEATRNWEWDNIKPQVDMITKPDGKRMILLSEGRLVNLGNATGHPSFVMSASFTNQTLAQIELFANNEDGKYENRVYVLPKHLDEKVAALHLAHVGAHLSELTEEQAAYIGVGQKGPFKPEGYRY; this comes from the coding sequence GTGGCCAACGACTACGAGATTGCCGATATCGGCCTTGCCGACTTTGGAAATAAGGAAATCAAGATCGCCGAGCATGAGATGCCTGGCCTGATGCAAACCCGGGCCGAATTTGGCGGGTCCCAGCCCCTCAAGGGCGCGCGGATCGCCGGATCGTTGCATATGACGATCCAGACCGCTGTGCTGATTCAAACGCTCGAAGCTCTGGGTGCCACGGTCCGCTGGGCCTCCTGCAACATCTATTCGACCCAGGATCACGCCGCGGCCGCCATTGCCGCGAACGGGACGCCTGTCTTCGCGAAGAAGGGCGAGACCCTCGAAGAATATTGGGCCTATGCGGATCGCCTGTGGGAATGGCCCGATGGTGAAATCGCCAATATGATCCTCGACGATGGCGGCGATGCCACCATGCTTATCCTCTTGGGGTCAGAAGCGGAAACCGATCCATCCGTCCTCGACAATCCGGGCAATGAGGAAGAGCGGATCGTATTCGAGACGATCAAACGCCGGCTCGCCCGCGATCCAGGGTTCTACTCCCGCGTCAAAGCCTCGATCAAAGGGGTGACCGAGGAGACGACGACTGGGGTTCTTCGCCTTTATCAACGCGAAAAGAAGGGGACCCTCCCCTTCCCCGCGATCAATGTGAACGACAGCGTCACCAAGTCGAAATTCGACAATAAATATGGCTGTAAAGAGAGCCTTGTGGATGCAATCCGTCGGGGGACGGATGTGATGATGGCCGGCAAGAAGGCCCTGGTCGCCGGTTATGGTGATGTCGGCAAGGGCTCGGCCCAGTCCCTGCGCGGCGCCGGATGCCGCGTCATGGTCACCGAAGTCGACCCCATTTGCGCCCTGCAAGCGGCGATGGACGGCTTTGAGGTGGTGACGATGGCCGACGGCGCGGCCCAAGCCGACATCGTCGTCACCGCCACGGGAAATAAGGACATTGTGACCATCGACGACATGCGCCGCATGAAAGACATGGCGATCGTCTGCAATATCGGCCATTTCGACAATGAGATTCAGGTTGAGGCCACCCGCAACTGGGAATGGGACAACATCAAGCCCCAGGTCGATATGATCACCAAACCCGACGGTAAGCGGATGATCCTCTTGTCGGAGGGGCGGTTGGTCAATCTGGGCAATGCCACGGGCCATCCCAGTTTTGTCATGTCGGCGAGCTTCACGAACCAGACCCTCGCGCAGATCGAGCTGTTCGCGAATAACGAAGACGGCAAGTACGAGAACCGCGTTTACGTCTTGCCGAAGCATCTCGACGAGAAGGTCGCCGCCCTTCACCTCGCTCATGTCGGCGCTCACCTCAGTGAGCTGACGGAAGAACAAGCGGCCTATATCGGCGTCGGCCAAAAAGGCCCGTTCAAGCCTGAGGGCTATCGGTACTAA